One window of the Archangium primigenium genome contains the following:
- a CDS encoding LamG domain-containing protein, with product MRIARGLSRLCLAVLLSMGTNAAAGGVCPDGVELKDPTGVRRGCQFRNWENAGLCASAHLLPVSNAGFCAVCLEEPYRTQVMEAPQGQGNWSAVTPGDFGCLSCIDKPSGSVGWWSFDEHQGYGEFYDLSTGRVNQVDRYATDSGSGSLLLAGKVARAWRTNGGYVAVPHAAALNFANAPFTFEGWIQLYPNQSYNGPRVLVSKVKTTAGVTRGFEIRLVDRKLQAQVWNGTSAVYTASSATVIEQNPGAWHHIAVSFNWQGSLSTMHVAFDVDGQVGTPTTWQFPGVPDLTNTSDVYFGRSTAGIPQAFDFGMDEFSLYNRYLSPTTRKKLHAAGRSGTCKELPRDDWWWPSEW from the coding sequence ATGCGCATCGCGCGGGGTCTGTCGAGGCTGTGTCTGGCGGTACTGCTGTCCATGGGCACGAACGCGGCGGCCGGGGGGGTGTGTCCGGACGGCGTGGAGCTCAAGGACCCGACGGGTGTGCGGCGGGGCTGCCAGTTCCGCAACTGGGAGAACGCCGGCCTTTGCGCCTCCGCCCACCTGTTGCCCGTGAGCAACGCGGGCTTCTGCGCCGTCTGTCTGGAGGAGCCCTACCGCACCCAGGTGATGGAGGCCCCCCAGGGGCAGGGCAACTGGTCGGCCGTCACCCCCGGCGACTTCGGCTGTCTGTCCTGCATCGACAAGCCCAGCGGCAGCGTGGGGTGGTGGAGCTTCGACGAGCACCAGGGCTACGGCGAGTTCTATGACCTCTCGACCGGGCGGGTGAACCAGGTCGACCGCTACGCCACGGACAGCGGCTCGGGCAGCCTGCTGCTCGCGGGCAAGGTGGCGCGTGCGTGGCGCACGAACGGCGGGTATGTGGCGGTGCCGCATGCGGCCGCCTTGAACTTCGCCAACGCCCCCTTCACCTTCGAGGGCTGGATTCAGCTGTATCCCAACCAGAGCTACAACGGGCCGCGCGTGCTCGTGAGCAAGGTCAAGACCACCGCCGGTGTCACCCGGGGCTTCGAGATCCGGCTGGTCGACCGGAAGCTCCAGGCCCAGGTCTGGAACGGCACCTCCGCGGTCTATACGGCCTCCTCCGCCACGGTCATCGAGCAGAACCCCGGGGCGTGGCATCACATCGCCGTCTCCTTCAACTGGCAGGGTTCGCTGTCGACCATGCACGTGGCGTTCGACGTGGATGGGCAGGTGGGAACCCCCACGACCTGGCAGTTCCCGGGCGTGCCGGACCTGACGAACACGAGTGACGTGTATTTCGGGCGGAGCACCGCGGGCATCCCGCAGGCCTTCGACTTCGGGATGGACGAGTTCTCGCTCTACAACCGCTACCTCTCCCCCACGACCCGCAAGAAGCTCCACGCCGCGGGCCGCTCCGGCACCTGCAAGGAGCTGCCTCGGGACGACTGGTGGTGGCCGAGCGAGTGGTGA